The genomic segment TGTTTAATTTAAATCTAATGTAATGAAGCATTGCACACAAATGCTAGATTTAAGTATCACCCTGATTTAATTTCTCCCCATATTCATCTGTAcccaaatgcttttttaaaaaaagtcacatGTTTTAATTGAGAAGATGTGAATTACTGGAAGTTTGTATTCCCactcttatctttttttaaaatttgctttcttTGATTCTTGGTTCTTTTGCAAGTGCTATAAAACTGGACTAATGTCCCAATACATAAAATCATGGAAAACGGAAGACACCATTTTTTGGAGAGGACCATTTGGAGGTTTTCCCTATACAGCCAATCAGGTAATATCTATAACAAATCGCAAACAACTACTgacatttattcatttttggTTTTTGAAAATGAAGGCAAAAAATCCGTAAACCAATTTCCCCTTTCCTGGATTATTGAAATACCATCAGTTCTTGTGCAACTTTTAGATTAGGGGAGTTAATTGTTTTTTCTGGATTTTCATCTATGATTTCTTTCAACTACTTACTACTAGATTCTTCCTAGCGTAATTCCTGCGCTACAGCAGGCTTAACTAATTACCACTAAATACCTAGTGATTATAGAATTACTGCTGATGGTATTCACATACAATGTTATGCTGTAATGCCTTCACTAAGTCAAAGGCAAATAATATTATGCCTCAATAGTTATAGTCAAAGTAGAAGGACTACCATCTCTACCTTTGGCTGGGGATTATGGGAATTAAAGACTGCTATATCTAGAGAGCTTCATATTGGAGAATGGCGGGGTAACACAATGTGGACTAATCTACAGAGAGTCCAAGGTAACGGTGTTGGCAGatatgattattattttgaaatcaCTAACAGCAGGTGTACTCTGATTATATGTAATTTATTCCTGTAACTTAAAGTCTTGGATTAAACAACATAATGGTTGTAGGATATCTGATTGAAGATTTTGAAAATGTCATTTATTTAAAGTCATACAACAGCTTAAGAGGGTCGCAAAGTATAATTTGAACAAAGCCTTATGTTTTTGATATACATATAACTATGACTAGACCAGCCAATTTTGAGAATAGTAGAAATATATCAATAAACATTGTCATTATTTACtataatttgttttcaaatttgaaaaagaaaaattgtagCGTATAATTGAAGTGTACATATTCACATCTATCAATGTATGATCCTATGGCAGTATTACCTATATTGTAAATAGAGGGGGGCATGCAAATACTTTCCAAGTACAAATTCAGATAATGCTGAGTTTCCAACTTTAAgacacatggacttcaattcccaggattccccagccagcatgggaattgAAGTTAAtgcgtcttaaaattgccaatgtAGGGAAATCCTGAGGTAATGGAATAACTAATGAAGTCATCCTGGAACACTTATATAGCCAGATTAAATAATGTGTTTTACATATAAACTGGGATACTTCCAGCATGGTCCTAGACCCCTTTATTTGAAAGCAATGCTCAGGCAATGGGCTAAATATGTACagggctgtgtttattaataTAGCTAACAGCATCATCTTCTTAAGATCTTACTAGTCTTTCTTCAGACTTCATTCTGAATACAAAATTATGTAGTTATaatccaaataaataataatcttaTGGATTTTGTTATTATTAACTAGATAATTTAAGACTGGAATCTAAAATTTACTTGCTAAGGAACATTCCATAAGTATTCCTTTGGTCTTGTATACAGGCTTATACTGCAAATGCTCATCTGAAacaaaaaacatatttatttctgGGTGACACATACATGTACCTTAGGTGGAGTCATCCAGCACAGTCTGATTTAAATCGAAGTGATGCAAATCTAACTTCTTTTGTTGGTTTAAATCTGACCATCATTCTTTATGATTTTGTAATTAAAGAGAGCAAACGCTAGTTTTACATTGTTGCCACTTTACAATAAGGCCTTTCACCAGTTGCATCCAGTCTACACTGTTGTTTCTCTCCTTATAGAGGAAGGTCTTTAAAACATTCCCACATAAAATTGTTTGTGGGTTAGGAAGTTGATGGTGTTTTCCAATCAATCACTCTGATGGAATTGGCAGCATTGCTctattaaaataacaacaacaccCCTGGTGTATGTGCTTTGTGCTATCACACATGCAGGTGCCATATATGTGGGCATGTgtgtatgcataattttgtatttcttttgtcatgtttatgtagtgtattttggaggtggtgaccctttgagagctgtatgcaatgaaatttcattttaatatatgccaattagcgtacattcaaagtgataatAATGTTCTTTTAAGTCTAAGTATATAGGGGCTGAGTTTGCACTATAAAAGGGTGATGCTGTTTTCATTAAATGGACAACAAAGAGAAGAGCTGTGGATGCTTATACAACAATGGACTCTTTCTTAGGAACACAGGGATAACACTAAGGTTCGGTCTAGGAATATGGAAGCATTTAACAAAAATGGCTTCTCAAGACATTTGAATGTCACTCCTTTCTAcgccatctcttttttttttttttttttgatgactTAATACACATTTGCtatattttgtttcattattaGTATGGAGAACTCCTCATGCTCGCTTCTGGGACAGGCATAGCACCAATGCTTCCTATTATCCAGTACATAACtgaaaatgaagatgatgaaaCTTTTGTAACTCTGGTAGGCTGCTTCAgaacttttgaaaatatttacatgaaaGCTCTTCTTCAAGAACAGTCTCGATTCTGGAACATCAGGACATTTTATGTATTAAGCCAGGTAAATACTTTTTTGACAAATTGTCTCTTGGAACTTCTGAGACATTCCCTTCATTTGATTGTGGGCTTTGCAAATAGTGGATGACGAATTCATAACAATCCTGCATTCTCAATGTAACTGAATTGTAGCTTAGCAGCAGAGTACATGTTTTGCATGCAGAGAGCCCAGGTTCAATCCCTGGTGATGGATCCCAGGTAGGGTTAAGAAGGATTTCCTGACTGAAGCTCTGCAAATCCAGCACCCATCTGTGAAGATAAAGTTCGATCAAACAGctgaaaatttattttttcatcCCTTCACTATGTGAGATCCCTTTACCAGGCACACCAGAGTGAGGTAAATCCTGTATTGCTTATAAGCGCTGGAATGCACTCCTGCAGGAGTCGCCTCAGACCCCTTTGCACTTTTGAAAAGAACTTCCTTTCCGTCTgatccagtgatgggttgctgccggttcggcctggttcagcagaaccggtagtggaattcagacctgggtcacagaaccggtagcgatccaggcctgccatgcccccgaaccggttccctcgctgCCCTTTGGCCGCTACCATTTTGGATTTCGGTGACTGCATACGTCcgcatgcatagaacaatttacattgaactgcatGCACAGTGCGTGTCTTGGGTTTGCAAAGTGCGCTATTGCACGCAGgttgcgaaccggcagtaatgccagcagcaacccacccctgatctaatccTCTTTTAAGTGTTTAAATAATTTTAGGACTtcctatattataaatattagatTAGAGCAGGCAACAAGAAGAACCTGCTCAATTCTGAAGTCATTTTTTTTGTTCCCAATTCAGGCTTTTTCATGCTACTTTTGGAGGACACAAGGCAGCTTAAAAATCTACAGAGGATGGCTACTCCATTAAGTCCAGTGCCCATTtttctcatttcattttatttttctatacttttttccttctctctctacaTTTTCTGTCTTCTACAAATGCATAAATTCTGTGCATCTCTTATGGCACAAATAGGGCTCCTGAGACAGCAAACTACTTATTCCATATTTACAGCATTACAGGGCATATCTGAGTGAGATGCTCAAGCAATCGTTTCAGAAGCCATCACGATATTCAGGTTTCTGCTTTGATCAGCTAGTTTGAAAGAAGAGAATGCTTTTTGGGTTTAACCTGATAAAGGTTTAATCTTTCTTGTATGAATACATTTTCTTCATCCTCTGATCAAATTAACTAAGCATTACATATTAGCCAAGAATGGCAATGATCCCGCTAAAATTAGTTGTGACAAATTTTAGCTACATTTAGACTATTAAATTAGCAGGTTTTGTGAAACAGTTTAAAATAGAAGAGTAGgactctattttaaaataaagtatctACAAATCTAATGACTATTAGACAGATAAGACTATTGATGTGAGGTTCTGAAAATGCATTTGAAGTCTTAATTAATTTagaattcttcatatattttttgaattttgTAAATGTTGCACATGTTATCTGTTTTACCTTTTAGGAACAATCACTTAAAAATCTGCCATGGAGCTTTCAAGACACAACACACCTTGGTCGAATAAATGAAAACCTGATTAAGAGTATGGTGAACTCATGTAGAAGGCAACCATTTGTACTAGTATGTGGCTCAGTGACATTTAATGAAGATATGGAGAAGTGCTTGAAAGCAATTGGTTTTGAAAAAGagtcatattttatattttaaatcacTTCAAATGAAGTGGGCATCTTGGCTACAAATATTATTAGTGGGCAGGTTTGCtgaactatttttaaaagtttatatgatgtatataaataattttatgaaAGATTCCATAAATTAACATAATTTCAGAGCTAATTATATTACTATAATTCCGTTTGTTGCGAGTTTTTCCTCTGCCTTTTATGAGGATATTGAGATCTGGTATGGTGCAATGTATACAGTACAGGAACAAAGATCAAAGTCACCATTTTGATTTTCCAGCTATTGATCTGAGTTACCTGAAACACTTTCTCCATGCCAAGCTGAACCACATGCACGAATTACACTATAAAAATATATCTCTTGCTTTGTTGTTCTGTGGATGATATCTGAGGAGAACATTCTGCTGTGTAGCTCTATATTTTCAGAGTTGCTTTATCAGCATTtctgaaaaatgatttttaaaaattgaaggaCACATTGTGAATCGTGCTCTAGTACACTCTAAATCCCCCGGATTGACACTTCTTTAAGAATCACAATAACTAGAAACAGTGGATTCCAGtattattttattcctattaatttaaatatatagtACATTTATGAAATACCTCCCAAACAATTATTTTGCTAGCAAAGCAGTAATTGTTCTAAtaaataacataataaataaatagaattgcatttttttttcacagtaCGTTTCCAAATCATGCTGGTTATGGTTCTTTTCTaatttttgtttatatattatgGAGCACTGAATTCAATAAAGCACTAACTGATAAGAATAAGATTAAGCTTGGTTATATTTTAGCTTTTACTGAATCTATTAATACCCATTGAAACTCAGGTAGCAAAATCTGTACTATAATAAGAGACTAAAACACTTCCATTTTGTATCATAAGGACTACATCTGATCTGTTTTAGGGGGAACAAAGATATTGATCTGTAAACCAAGGAAACCTGATATTTTAGCCTAATGGAAAATTGCATTGAGTTTTGTTTCAGTCATAGAAACTGCTTTGTGAATGGAAAACGCCCCAAACCTTAGTGAATATACCTTTCCCAGTAGCGATAGAATAATCTATAAAACTTTGCTTCTGAGTAGAGAAAGGTTATAGTTCAGTGTTAGAAAGTCTGCTTTTGTACATAAGTTTCCAGCTTGAGTCTATCATATCTTTATTTAGCCGTATCTTAACAGGCAGCTCAGTGATCTGACTTGAAACAATCCAATCCTCATGTCTttgtatatactgtacaatgTAATGTATGTATTGAACATGAGACTATTGTTTTGGCTGGGAAGAATTTATATGAAATATATAACTATTAAGTAAGGCAAGAAGTAAGATAAGAGTCCTGCAGCTGCTGAGGATGAGAAGCAGAAGCAGTCAAGGCCAGCTGCCTGGAGAAATCAGGAGATGCAGAGGTAGGATGGGAGAGACTGGGATGGGAGTGAAAAGTGACTGGCTAAGAAAGCAGGGACGCAAGCAGGAATCAATCCTAACGTGTTAGGGTTTGTTTTGCGGGGAACACATGCAATTTTGGGTCCACACCAATGAACTATGATTGTGTGTGATATTAAGATATTGGAGTAGGCAAGGGAAGGCCCAGTTTCTAATCTCTCTTAAGAATGAAAGCCAGTTTGATAACCTTGGGGCAATCATTCCCTCTCTGCTCGAACAGCGTCAGACTCTACAAAAGTCCCTGAAAAAATATAAAACTCCCATGTTGTGCCATACAAAACAATTGTACCTTGAAAATTAATTAGGAAACGTTTTAAGAATGGCAACAAGTGGACCATGATAAGTCTTCAATGTTTTAGGAACAAAATAATCTGGTTTAACCAATAGGCCAATGGTGATGATTGTATCATTTGATGAAAGAAAGTTTGGGCAACTTTAAATTTCTTTCTCACACTCCACACTCTTGTTTTGCCAGGCTGAGTTTATGTTTTGGTAATGTCAGTGCTGCAGTTCTCTATCCATGATAGATTTGACAATCTAGTGAAATCCTACAGACCCCTTCTTGGAACAAGGTATTTACAttcataaaataaatgcataGATATAGATTCCATTAAATGAAATCAATAATGCTCAAATATAGGTATcaagatattttaaatttttaagggTATACATTTTAAATAGGGAGATTTAATGAAGTTAACAAACACTTTCGGAGTCTAGAGGCCATAAATTACTTTGTTGCCTACATATATTATtgaattaaaaactaaaattcaattcttttaggggaaataaacttgcaatatttttttctcatgcaAATTCACAGTCCCCCTGCAATCCCAGGTGGAAAAATCCCTGGATTAGGGTGTGGGGGGAATAGCCACCTCCAATTACAATCCCATGGGCTCCTGGGATTGTAAAACCAGTTTTCTGGATCCTCATCCTACTTCGGTGTATGCAAGTTTTTGCGTGTTGCTGACATATCAGTTTGCAAGACGATTCTCACAGATCAGAATAGTCTTGATTATTTTCAAGTTTTAGATGCTTCTCAGAACATTGCAGTGATAAATATGAAGGTGTATTTTGTTTAAATCCTGCTATTTGGAAGGTTGGAGTAGATTTTGCTAAATTATCAAAGTATCTTAACCTCTTTGCCCCATCATTTTCATTATTGCTTTTTCCACAAAGCAGCATATTCCCAAAGTAGACAGCTAACAAGAGGACCCTTGTtggttttcctccccctccctctctgtctacTGACTGACAAATGGTTGTAGCCCCATTTAAGACATCATTTGTGCAGCACAGGCACCAGGTCAGGAGAGGGTGAAACATGTCACGAGGCTGAAATACGATGTCTCCTGGGATCAGGTCACAGCTGGTGTTTCTGTGCAGTCTGCATGCCCCCTCTCCTGACTGATCAAACCCATTGTGTCTATTgtgtgcagcaaacagcaaaagcTGGAGACACAAAGCAAAAGGAGAGGAATGAAGAAAAACTAGATGAGCAGAAAGCATGCTGCTCCACAGGGGATGttgcaggcaggaaggaaggagaaaagcagaACTTGTATCAAACCAAGTCATATTTTTGAATCGACAATTACTGATGACCTACAGTAGTACACCTGTATCTTGAATTTCGCTTTTATTCAGATCTGTGAAATAAATGCAAGATGTGATAATTGcctagaaaagaaggaaagctaGGAAAGGCCAATAGTCCTGGTCCTGACTGAGACCTCCTTAGGATCAGAGTTGGAGAACACAAAAGCTTGTGGAAAACTTCCtgtctgaaaaaaaatcagattgagCATGAAATCCTGGGTGCAATCCAGCCCCTCTCTCTTCAGTTTGGACTTCAGGTCctgaaagtactgtattttttggagtatcagACACCAAGATTTTAagagacaaattttttaaaaaagtttttgtactctgcacaCCTCCCAAAAACGCCTCGTTTTTTATGAAAACAGGCcgaattttttcccccaaaaaagggcatgaatagcctttaggaggcttgtagaatgcccCTATGGGGTGGGGtcccccaaaacaagcaaaaaacagccaatgtTTTgtcaaaacgggcccattttttgtcaaaaaggcatgcatagcctttagaagccTTTCCCCCCctggggagatgggggggggaaattaagcaaaaaaacggtctgtttttcgctcatttctgatCTCCCTggtctccaggagcactttggaagcctcctaaaggctatgcatgactattttggtgaaggggcggcgtttcaggaggccaaaaatctgtattgagtgtataagacgcacccagattttcagcctcttttgagggaaaaaggtgtgtcttatactcccaaaaatacggtacttcactATAGCAGATCATTCCACAATGAGTACAACCAAGTGCAGCCTGGATTTGGGCGGAACTTAGTGCATGACCTCTACTGATCTCCTGCAGAAGTCAAATAAATGCTAAAAACAATATTTGTCCCTCCTCTTTTGCTTCAATCTGAACCCTCCTTCAGCTGTTTATCCGGTCCCTTGAACAATGACCTGTCCCTTGACTATTCCTTGCACCTGCCTCACTAGAATCTGATATGGTCTCTGCTGTTTTCACCCAGGGTTATCTATTCAGCTGAGCTGTTTCTCTTCTCATATAAATTTTGAATTGCTTCCCAGACAATGTAGTTTGCCTCTACTCCTTGGCCAAGATACAAGGACGCTCTTTTCagtatgtatctctctctctctgcagttTCAATCAAAGGGACCAGAAGCAATAGACCTGGAACAGGCTGGCTATGCTGCACAAGTATGAAAAGAAAGTCACCTCATCCGTGTTCAGCATAAATGCTGAGACTCGGTTGACAGTCCCCAACTTGAGAATTGTTTGACTTTTGATACATAAAAAGATAATTCAGTGTTTGATTCTAAGCatgtattgttgttagttgcgaagttgtgtctgacccatccagtggtgggtttctatttttttttactaccagtttgctcggtggctccatccagccacttcattctctatcGTCCCGTTCTTTTTTTGtcatcaatctttcccagcattaggctcttctccagtgagtccttccttctcattagatagccaaagtatttgagttaagCATGTATTATTGGAGTATGTAGTAAATGCTGAtgggtttctgttctgacccctcctcttcatacaccaaagcacaccgagacaaagatacttcaaggatttattaacacacagactagaccttggcagcaatccagcaccgactagaccttggcagcaatccagcctgccaagatagccacgataacttctccagctctagtaaatacattgattcctgcaatgagcttgtggaaagccattccttttatagtcttgagaggagcctaattaccaccagctgagttcaattatctcctgtaactgcgtaactgttctttacgcctattagccctccgttgctgggcatccaggaccaaaacttccttgtctcctccccactgctccaaggcttgacttcaggagcaCACTCCTTAtggctctcaccactgctccaggcctcaggggcctcctggtggccaaccagcttctctgcgccctgctcagaggcGGAACCCTGttcaggatcctccacatcttccagagccgactcatagggcccctcgctgtcggagtctggtggcagctccaacggttcctgctgggccacaacaggtttctGAGTTACACTTTAGTTGAAtcaattttttaatctttattctAATATCAGGTTTGCAGgacaactaataataaaaaatagataaaattacAAGCATCAGTAAAGCATTAAGCCTAATTGAAGAAAGCATGGTAAGAAGATCCTTCCAATTAAAACCTATTTTGGCTTCAAGCAATCAAAGGGCTTCTGAATGACACTGTATTTATTTACGGGCAAATAAATTGAGAGTTTGAGCAAATATCTAGGGCTTACTTAGCACCCACGATGTGGATAGTTACATGAAGTTATGACCAATCTTGGAAGTCCTGTGGAAGTAATTCTACACTCTTCGAAAAACCCAATGCTGGTAAGCATGCCaaagtttaattttaaatgttaaaaagatggaTATGAGACCTTGCTTTGTCACTTCACAAAATTGAAACTCCTATCTGCCCCCTTATGGATTTTTTCGGAGGGAGCAGGGAAATTTGGCTAGCCAAACTTAATTGTTCTAATGAAAAGAATCTCTAATCTTGACAGTAAAGATCCTGCAGCAAAATCCCCACATTCATTTACAGTAaggtaaaattattttaaaatcatagCTGCAGATCAGAAAAGGACAGCTTTTATGGAGCTGGGCAAGTACTTTTGGGAAGAAGTTCATTGCAGGCCCCGAGGTAAAGCAAAACAGGTAGGACTGGGTCATACTTACGAAGCAGTGAAAGAGgagagttcaatttttttttaaaaaagtatatcaaGTAAAGTAaacagacctcaaaatggcgatttctctccgtggatgattgatgtacctagccggtgttatcttcctgcagactgctccttaaatttttcttctttggaaatagaggggagcgaagctctgcttacttgcttatttattatgccacccaagtcaaggaagcgtcttgctacaaaagaatttaaagaatcttcattggaaacacagcctttgtctcctatgccttctgctggggaacttttaacacaggaatatctccttaaaatgcttaacgcttttaagaaagaaattagggaatttgtattggaattatatgatgatttaaaatctaaagttaatcaaatgaaggcgaatacgtttgcagctgtgtctgctctgtcagattactctgctgaaatagagaacaaattggaaagtctggagaaggctaactttaatttgactaccaatattcaaattttacaacagaaaattagagacaatgagaaacagcttatgatgttaaattttaataggaaggcatcttctataagagtcagaggattccgtgaaaaggagcaagagaatttaaaacagacctttgctgaagccttcagccatgcgctgggaagcccgggacttaactttgattggcagattcggaaaatctatcgccagaactcattgatagcggaacagcgacagctcccgagggacataattatacatttctctacaaaagaatctagaaatgcgattgtgcaaaagcttcataataatagtctccgagttgacggccaaaacctgattgtttttaaagatattcCTTCTCAGAtgctgaaagaaagaagggattacgcctttttaactaaggagcttaggagccaacagattcgatacagatgggaggcccctgccggtatcacggttacatttgagaatcaaagatttcgtcttaactctgtttcggaggctcaagatttctattgtaggattctgaaggcgggacttcctgacgcgtttGGAAGagtggagagacaagcggaaggagaagccgAGCGGCTGGccttgtggttgcaagatggagggggtagcccctcctccctcggagaagcagaaaaacggagatcgagaatttagacatttcaaaatgcttgaggactgaatgggggtttgagacctctctccggtagaaaaagcggactaatttttatcagaaggaaaagctgggtgaaactactttgagctagattttaaattaacgttagcataaatttgatagtggtaaacatcagatttgaatatgatccatgctgtttaatttttatttgaagggaaagttggttgttatagtcctgagttactttttaaataaacgctagtataaatttgatagtggtaaatattagacaagcaagagatgagggtaaaatgcatgtggaatgaactacgttatttgtggtaaatatcagacaagcaagggaagagggtaaaatttatgttgtttaaagcttattagaacaggaagccgcttgggattatcttaagataactgttaaaagaatgcggaatgatttatgttgtttaaactttgttagaagggactaccttaaaatagaaggttaactgactcttgctgaaagtattattggaatatgtggaatgattcatgctacaaatcgctctgaactatattttaaacaaatgttagtataaatttgatagtggtaaatatcagacaagtgggggatgagggtaaaatgcatgtggaatgaactaagttatttaaatcctattagaaggggaagtcggttggaattatcttaagatagaaattgattcctgtgtaaagtaatatctgatctacgctgcttaactttactaagaaggggaaatctggttagattattttgaattactgtttgaaaaaggggtaaagaaagatcatttacgttgtttaaattttactagaagggaaagtttgattacttgtctgtaaagatatatttgaatatatggcatgaaccatgctgcttaaatcttattggaagggatcatgaggttcaggaagggaacgggagaatctacagaagatcggggtaaatagcaaagaagtaagagacgagaataaaatatagatagaatgatttatactatttaagcatagataaagatggggggctgagatcaacacaaagagtggtttctttttttttttcctttttcatatattacttttattttttaacccatatgtatacaagatattttagatagaaggtagtgccaggtgtgggccctgggaagccgggaggattagggatggggattgtggggggtgggggggggggggttaacatagtcttaataagaacaagaatgtatttatacacggtggttccttttttttttttcattattattattattattattttctcccttGGTCCACTTTACTTTTagtagatcaaacaacactcgaataaaggcatacaccaaggagggaggtagagggaaggaagagggaggagtaaggaaggagtaaggggaatgtaaggagtaaggggaatgtaaggagggtgtctggggagtaaggggagaaggaaggtttgagggggtaagggaagtaggaggggagtgttagagggagaaaggaaagttggagggggtagatggggtgtatggaggatgcaagggtcaggtggggttgtgaatgatgagttgtgtttcctttttatttgttcgctttattccttttttcttttttttttcttcttttcttatagtaaataccctgtgtataaatgattgcaaatggaatgtgaaaattgaaaattgaataaaatattttatgcacaaaaaaaagtatatcaatcCTATTTTAGAGTATGCATTATAGTTCTCATATTTCCCATATCAAACGGCAATAAATAGTGCTGccaatttttattcatttgttgggcagctacaaaaaaaaagacacatagtATTCCAATATTGCCCATTTCAATTCTAgataataagaataaataaaagtttGTAAACATTCAAAAAAACTTTAGCCCAGAATATAAATTATAGGtagtcaacttacaaccacaaaaattgtgttaagtgagacatttgttaactgaattttaCCCCATATtacatttcttgccatagttgttaagtgaatcaatgcagttgttaataatctggttcttaagtgaatctggcttcct from the Thamnophis elegans isolate rThaEle1 chromosome 5, rThaEle1.pri, whole genome shotgun sequence genome contains:
- the LOC116508863 gene encoding NADH-cytochrome b5 reductase-like, with the protein product MKPLSQCQPMKNGFRTWVMDQSEEVWLSLKPRKPLSYQCCGSGCKPCIYDVYQEDLKKWEEAKAKDDISLLSRKKQQSSNLDLNPEMFMAFTISSVTQLTKDTYQYTFKLPGNSSLGLRLGQHIVLRGVVNGLEVQRAYTPITPVNAEGFFEVLIKCYKTGLMSQYIKSWKTEDTIFWRGPFGGFPYTANQYGELLMLASGTGIAPMLPIIQYITENEDDETFVTLVGCFRTFENIYMKALLQEQSRFWNIRTFYVLSQEQSLKNLPWSFQDTTHLGRINENLIKSMVNSCRRQPFVLVCGSVTFNEDMEKCLKAIGFEKESYFIF